In Paenacidovorax monticola, the genomic window GACGCGATGAAGGCCAGGTAGACCGGGAAGGCGATCACCACGACGCCGAGCACGAGCACGGCGTGGGCGACGAAGTCGAGGATGGGGCGGCGTTCAACCATCATGGTCAGTACTGCACTTTCTTTTCAACGAAGCGGAACTGCACCACCGTGAGCGCGATCACGATGCCCATGAGCACCACGGACTGCGCGGCCGAGCCGCCCATGTCCAGCGCCTTGAAGCCGTCGTAGTACACCTTGTAGACCAGGATGGCCGTTTCCTTGCCGGGGCCGCCGTGCGTGGCCGCGTCCACCGTGCCGAAGGTGTCGAAGAACGCGTAGATCACGTTCATCACCAGCAGGAAGAAGGTGGTGGGCGACAGCAGCGGGAACACGATGGTCCAGAAGCGGCGCCAGGGCGATGCACCGTCGATGGTCGCGGCCTCGATCAGGGAGTGCGGAATCGACTGCAGGCCCGCGAGGAAGAACAGGAAGTTGTACGAAATCTGTTTCCACGCGGCCGCCATCACGATCAGTGCCATGGCGTGGTTGGCGTTGAGCAGATGGTCCCAGGGCAGGCCAATGCTCTGCAGCGCGAAGGAGATCACGCCGTAGGGCGAGGCGAACAGCATGACCCAGAGCACGCCTGCGACCACGGGGGCCACGGCGTAGGGCCAGATCAGCAGCGTCTTGTAGAAGCCCGCGAGGCGCACCACGCGGTTGGCCATCACGGCCAGCAGCAGCGCCAGCGACATGGACGAGATCGCCACGAGCAGCGAGAAGACGGCCGTGGTCTGGAACGAGGCCAGGTAGCTGTCGTCGCTGAACAGGCGCTCGAAATTCGCCATGCCGACGAATTCGCGGCTGGTGCCGAAGGCGTCTTCCTGCAGCACGCTCTGGTAGAGCGCCTGGCCCGCGGGCCAGAAGAAGAAGACGACGATGATGGCCATCTGCGGCGCGATGAGCAGCCAGGGCAGCCAGGAGGATTTGAAGAGAACGCGTTTTTCCATGGCGTTTGGGAATGCAAAACGCCCAAACAGAAAAAGCAGATGCCGTGCACCTGCTTCTTCTGCCGGGCGAAAGTGGTCCGGTGCCTAGAGTCCCGTCTTAGGACTTGTTGGCCTTCTGGAAGCGCTCGAGCTGCTCGTTGCCGCGCTTGATGGCCATGTCCAGCGCTTCCTTGGGCGCCTTCTTTCCGGCCCACACGCCTTCGAGTTCCTCGTCGATGATGGTGCGGATCTGCACGAAGTTGCCCAGGCGCACGCCGCGCGACTTGTCGGTGGTCTTGCGGATCATCTGCGTGACGGACACGTCGGTGCCGGGGTTCTTCTTGTAGAAGCCCGACTTGTCGGTCAGCTCGAACGAGGCCTTGGTCACGGGCAGGTAGCCGGTGCGCTGGTGGCTGGCGGCAGCCACTTCAGGCTTGGACAGGTAGGCGAAGAACTGGGCCACGCCCTTGTACTCGGGGGCCTTCTTGCCGTTCATGACCCACAGGCTGGCGCCGCCGATCACGGTGTTCTGCGGCGCGCCCTCCACGTCAGGGTAGTAGGGCAGGGTGCCGATGCCGTAGGCGAACTTGCCGTTGCGCACCACGTTGCCGTAGAGGGCCGAGGAGCCCGTGGCCATCGCGCATTCGCCGGACACGAAGGTCGCGTCGGCGGCGTTGCCGCGGCCCTTGTAGACGAACAGGCCGCTCTTGGCCATGTTGGCCAGGTTCTCGATGTGGCGCACGTGCAGCGGCGTGTTGATCGCCAGGCGCGTGTCCAGGCCGCCGAAGCCGTTGTTCTTGGTGGCGAACAGCACGTTGTGCCAGGCCGAGAAGCTCTCCAGCTGGGTCCAGCTGATCCAGCTCGTGGTGAACGGGCACTTGTGGCCGCTGGCCTTGAGCTTGGCGGCCGCCAGGGCCACCTCGGGCCAGGTCGTGGGCGGCTTCTCGGGGTCGAGGCCGGCAGCCTTGAAGGCATCCTTGTTGTAGTGGAACACCGGCGTGGAACTGTTGAAGGGGAAGCTCAGCATCTGGCCGTTGGGGGCCGTGTAGTAGCCGGCCACGGCAGGCACGTAGGCGTTGGGGTCGAACGCGACGCCGCCTTCCTGCATCACATCGGCCACGGGCCTGATGGCGCCCTTGCTGGCCATCATGGTGGCGGTGCCCACTTCGAACACCTGCAGGATGTGGGGGCGTTGCCGGCGCGGTAGGCTGCGATCGCGGCCGTCATCGATTCGTCATAGCTGCCCTTGAAAGTGGGCACGATCTTGTAATCCTTCTGGCTGGCGTTGAAGTCCTTGGCCAGGTCGTTGACCCATTCACCGAGGGCGCCGCCCATCGAATGCCACCATTGGATTTCGGTTTGGGCCTGGGCCGATGCCGCAGTGACGGCGAAGGCGGCGGCCAGCGCCAGTTGCTTGAATTGCATGAAGACTCCTGTAGGGATGACGATGTGCACAGTCGGCCGAGGATAGTCAGCCTGTGTGTCAAAAGCGTGTCGTTTTCGCATAAGCCCCCGGAGGTCACAACCGGGGGAAACCCGTTTGCGGAACGGGAGGTGTCGAATTGTGACTAATTTGTGACGCTTTCGGGGCGATACCCGCAAATGTCCACAGCAATGGCGGATATCCCGTAAGGTTTTGTGCATTGCACCATGCTTGTGCGCCTGGTGTCATATTTCGTGAGGGCCTACGCATGACCAAGACTTCCCTGGACAAAGACAAGATCCGTTTCCTGCTGCTCGAGGGCATCCACCCCAGCGCGCAAGAGGTGCTGCGCTCCGCGGGCTACACGCAGATCGAGGCCTTGTCCGGCGCGCTGGAGGGTGATGAACTGCGCCGCAAGATCGCCGACGCCCACTTCGTGGGCATCCGCTCGCGCACGCAGCTGACCGAGGACGTGTTCGCCCATGCCCACAAGCTCGTGGCCGTGGGGTGCTTCTGCATCGGCACCAACCAGGTGGACCTCAACGCGGCGCGCGAGCGTGGCATCGCCGTGTTCAACGCGCCGTATTCCAACACCCGCTCGGTGGCCGAACTCGTGCTGGCCGAGGCCATCCTGCTGCTGCGCGGCGTGCCCGAGAAGAGCGCCGTGGCGCACCGCGGCGGCTGGCTCAAGAGTGCCGACAACGCCTACGAAATCCGCGGCAAGACCCTGGGCATCGTGGGTTACGGCTCCATCGGCACGCAGTTGTCGGTGCTGGCCGAGGCCCTGGGCATGCAGGTGCTCTTCCACGACGTGGTGAACAAGCTGCCGCTGGGCAATGCGCGCCAGGTGGCTTCGCTGAACGACCTGCTGGCGCAAAGCGACATCGTGAGCCTGCATGTGCCCGAGCTGCCGTCCACGCAGTGGATGATTGGCGCCGCCGAGATCGCGGCCATGAAGCCGGGTGCCATCCTGCTCAATGCTTCGCGCGGCACGGTGGTCGAGATCGACCCGCTGGCCGAGGCGCTTAGGAGCCGCAGGTTGCTGGGCGCGGCCATCGACGTGTTCCCCGTCGAGCCCAAGAGCAACAAGGACGAGTTCCTGTCGCCGCTGCGGGGCTGGACAACGTGATCCTCACCCCCCACATCGGCGGCTCCACCATGGAGGCGCAGGCCAACATCGGCCTGGAGGTGGCCGAGAAGCTCGTGAAATACAGCGACAACGGCACCAGCATCACCTCGGTCAACTTCCCCGAGGTGGCGCTGCCCGCGCACCCGGGCAAGCACCGCATCCTGCACATCCACCGCAATGTGCCGGGCGTGCTCTCGCAGATCAACCAGATCTTCTCGGACAACCACATCAACATCGCTGCGCAGTATCTGCAGACCAACGAGAAAGTGGGCTACGTGGTCATCGACCTGGATGCCCAGTCCTCCGAGCTGGCGCAGGAAAAGCTGGCGAAAGTGCCGGGCACCATCCGCTGCCGCGTGCTGTTCTAGCGCGCAGGGAGCGGGACATAGGGGCGAGCCCGGGGCGCCCCCCCAAAATCCCGCGCCCTGCGGGCTGGGGGCCGCTCCTATAAAATCACTGCCCCGAGGCTCATGGGCGCGTGGCGCCCACCCCAGGTTGACCCCCATGAACGTTCCGATTGCATTGGCTGCCTTGCAGGCGCAGGCTGCCGAGCCCGCCCGTCTGCGCGAGATCCCCTATAACTACACCTCGTTTTCCGACCGGGAAATCGTCATTCGCCTGCTCGGGGCCTCCTCCTGGGACGTGCTCGACCAATTGCGCAAGGAGCGCCGCACGGGCCGCTCGGCCCGCATGCTCTACGAGGTGCTGGGCGATATCTGGGTGGTGCAGCGCAACCCCTACCTGCAGGACGACCTGCTCGACAACCCCGCACGCCGCAAGCTGCTGGTGGATGCCCTGCAGCACCGCCTGTCCGAGATCCAGAAGCGCCGCACGCCCCAGGACGATTCGGGCCGCGACCAGCTCGTGGGCCAGCTCGTCGATGCCGCGGGCCGCGCCGTGCAGGAGTTCGACGCCACCTTCGTGGAGGCCTCGCAGCTGCGCCGCAAGGTGCAGCGCACCCTGGGCCGCCTGACGGCCAAGGACAATATCAAGTTCGACGGCCTCTCGCGCGTGAGCCACGTGACCGACGCGACCGACTGGCGCGTCGAGTACCCCTTCGTGGTGCTCACGCCCGACACCGAGGCCGAGATGGCCGCGCTGGTCAAGGGCTGCATCGAGCTGGGCCTGACCATCATCCCGCGCGGGGCGGCACGGGCTACACGGGCGGCGCCATTCCGCTCACCTGGCGCAGCGTGGTCATCAACACCGAGAAGCTTGAGGCCATGACCGAGGTGGAGATGCGCCGCCTGCCGGGCCTGGACCGCGAGGTGGCGACCATCTGGACCGAGGCCGGCGTGGTCACCCAGCGCGTGGCCGACGCGGCCGAGCGCGCGGGCTTCGTGTTCGCGGTCGACCCGACCAGCGCCGAGGCGAGCTGCATCGGCGGCAACATCGCCATGAACGCGGGCGGCAAGAAGGCCGTGCTCTGGGGCACGGCGCTCGACAACCTCGCGAGCTGGCGCATGGTCACGCCCGAGGCGCAGTGGCTGGAGGTCACGCGCCTGGACCACAACATGGGCAAGATCCATGATGCCGAGGTGGCGAGCTTCGAGCTGCAGTATTTCGAGGCCGACGGCAAGACGCCTATCCGCACCGAGCGGCTCGATATTCCCGGCAAGACCTTCCGCAAGGAGGGCCTGGGCAAGGACGTGACCGACAAATTCCTTTCGGGCCTGCCGGGCATCCAGAAGGAGGGCTGCGACGGCCTGATCACCAGCGCACGCTGGGTGGTGCACCGCATGCCCGAGCACACGCGCACCGTGTGCCTGGAGTTCTTCGGCAATGCCAAGGACGCCGTGCCGAGCATCGTCGAGATCAAGGACTACATGTTCGCCGAGCAGAAGCGCTCGGGCGTGCTGCTGGCAGGCCTGGAGCATCTGGACGACCGCTACCTCAAGGCCGTGGGCTACGCCACCAAGAGCAAGAAGGGCAACGGTGGCCTGCCCAAGATGGTGCTGGTCGGCGACATCGCGGGCGACAACGCCGACGAGGTGGCACGCGTGACCAGCGAGGTGGTGCGCATCGCCAACACGCGCAGCGGCGAGGGTTTCGTCGCCATCAGCGCCGAGGCGCGCAAGAAGTTCTGGCTGGACCGCAAGCGCACGGCCGCCATCAGCCGCCACACCAACGCCTTCAAGATCAACGAGGACGTGGTGATCCCGCTGCCGCGCATGGCCGAGTACACCGACGGCATCGAGCGCATCAACATCGAACTCAGCCTGCGCAACAAGCTCAAGCTGTGCGACGCGCTCAGCGACTTCTTTGCGCATGGCAACCTGCCGCTGGGCAAGCAGGACGACGCGAGCGAGATCCCCGCCGCCGAACTGCTGGAGGACCGCGTGGCCCAGGCCCTGGCGCTGGTGGCCGAGGTGCGCGCGCTGTGGCAGGGCTGGCTCGACGGCGTGGCCACCCTGTTCCCGCAGTTGCAGGACCATTCCCTGCGCGCGAGCTGGAAGACCCAGCTGCGCCAGCCGCTGGCGCAGATCTTCGCGGGTGCGGCGTTCCAGCCCATCCTCGACGAGGCCACGGCCATCCACAAGCGCGTGCTCAAGGGCCGTGTGTGGGTGGCGCTGCACATGCACGCGGGCGACGGCAACGTGCACACCAACATCCCCGTCAACAGCGACGACTACGAGATGCTGCAGACCGCGCACGAGGCGGTGGAGCGCATCATGGTGCTGGCGCGCAGCCTGGACGGCGTGATCTCGGGCGAGCACGGCATCGGCATCACCAAGCTCGAATTCCTCACCGACGAGGAGCTGCGCCCCTTCGCTGAATACAAGCGCAAGGTGGACCCGCAGGGCCGCTTCAACAAGGGCAAATTGCTGCGAAATCAGGAGCATGCTGCGCTGATGGATAGCGCGCCAGAGGCTGATTCGAGCCGCAAGTCGCTGATGTACGCCGACCTGACCAACGCCTATACGCCGAGCTTCGGCCTCATGGGGCATGAGTCGCTCATCATGCAGCAGAGCGACATCGGCGCCATTGCCGACAGCGTCAAGGACTGCCTGCGCTGCGGCAAGTGCAAGCCCGTGTGCTCCACGCATGTGCCGCGCGCCAGCCTGCTGTACAGCCCGCGCAACAAGATCCTCGCCACCTCGCTGCTGGTCGAGGCCTTCCTGTACGAGGAGCAGACGCGCCGCGGCGTGTCGATCAAGCACTGGCAGGAGTTCGAGGACGTGGCCGATCACTGCACCGTGTGCCACAAGTGCCTTACGCCCTGCCCGGTGAAGATCGACTTCGGCGACGTGACCATGAACATGCGCAACCTGCTGCGCAAGATGGGCAAGAAGAGCTTCCGCCCCGGCAACAAGCTGGCCATGGCCATGCTCAACGCCACCAACCCCGACACCATCAAGCTGATGCGCTCGGCCATGGTGGACGTGGGCTTCAAGGCCCAGCGCATGACCGTGGACCTGCTGCGCACCCTGGGCCGCAAGCAGACCGCGCACCCGCCGGCCACCGTGGGCACGGCTCCGATCAAGGA contains:
- the ugpA gene encoding sn-glycerol-3-phosphate ABC transporter permease UgpA — encoded protein: MEKRVLFKSSWLPWLLIAPQMAIIVVFFFWPAGQALYQSVLQEDAFGTSREFVGMANFERLFSDDSYLASFQTTAVFSLLVAISSMSLALLLAVMANRVVRLAGFYKTLLIWPYAVAPVVAGVLWVMLFASPYGVISFALQSIGLPWDHLLNANHAMALIVMAAAWKQISYNFLFFLAGLQSIPHSLIEAATIDGASPWRRFWTIVFPLLSPTTFFLLVMNVIYAFFDTFGTVDAATHGGPGKETAILVYKVYYDGFKALDMGGSAAQSVVLMGIVIALTVVQFRFVEKKVQY